One genomic region from Bacteroidales bacterium encodes:
- a CDS encoding cysteine hydrolase: MKKILTLIVIALAAQNLYSQNSDTSKTALLIIDVQDFYFPGGDMELVNPQAAADNAALLLASFRQKGMPIIHIKHAADARTDIQSTVKPIEGEKIFTKSEISSFNGTGLNDYLKSIGVKNLVICGMQTHMCVEGAVRAGYDLGYKITLVHDACATRDLRWGDEVIPAKMVHLSTLSTLRSYAKIVSTNEFLAGK, translated from the coding sequence ATGAAAAAAATTCTAACCCTTATAGTCATCGCTCTAGCTGCACAAAACCTATATTCACAGAATAGCGATACTAGTAAAACAGCATTATTAATCATTGATGTTCAAGATTTCTATTTTCCTGGAGGCGATATGGAATTAGTTAACCCACAGGCTGCTGCCGATAATGCGGCATTGCTTCTTGCATCATTCCGTCAAAAGGGAATGCCTATTATTCATATTAAGCATGCTGCAGATGCACGAACCGATATACAATCTACGGTTAAACCTATAGAGGGAGAGAAAATTTTCACTAAAAGTGAGATAAGTTCCTTTAATGGTACAGGGTTAAACGATTATTTAAAAAGTATTGGTGTGAAAAACCTTGTTATATGTGGCATGCAAACCCACATGTGCGTTGAGGGTGCTGTAAGAGCAGGGTATGATTTAGGTTATAAAATTACACTGGTTCATGATGCCTGTGCAACCCGCGATTTGAGATGGGGTGATGAGGTTATTCCAGCAAAGATGGTGCATCTTTCAACTTTATCTACACTAAGAAGTTACGCTAAGATTGTAAGCACCAATGAGTTTCTAGCTGGAAAATAG
- a CDS encoding class I SAM-dependent methyltransferase: MLRSLGLQLRKPSGFFGKIVSAMLIKWNRNRYEVLINDLKIQPNDKLFEIGYGPGLGINLISKEYESCQVYGIDFSELMYLRATKRNKQFVNSNRVNLMFGDFLETEIDARNFDKVFCLNVVYFWDNLQKPFEKANSLLKNDGLFYIYMDSKEDLSKVTFAEDDIFNKYTIEQIQDALKLAGFKEVGYYFDNGYFVKAKK; the protein is encoded by the coding sequence ATGCTTAGAAGTCTCGGATTGCAATTAAGAAAACCATCGGGTTTTTTCGGAAAAATTGTGTCAGCAATGTTGATTAAGTGGAATAGAAATCGTTATGAAGTCTTGATTAACGATCTTAAAATACAACCAAATGATAAATTATTTGAGATTGGATATGGTCCGGGACTAGGGATTAATTTGATATCGAAGGAGTATGAATCATGTCAGGTTTATGGAATAGATTTCTCTGAATTGATGTACTTAAGGGCAACAAAACGGAACAAGCAATTTGTTAATAGTAATAGGGTGAACCTAATGTTTGGTGATTTTCTTGAAACCGAAATTGATGCTAGGAATTTTGATAAAGTGTTCTGTCTAAACGTTGTTTACTTTTGGGATAATCTCCAAAAGCCATTTGAAAAGGCCAATTCACTTCTCAAGAATGATGGACTGTTTTACATTTATATGGATAGTAAAGAAGATTTATCAAAAGTTACATTTGCCGAAGATGATATTTTCAACAAATATACAATTGAGCAAATTCAAGATGCTCTGAAACTGGCTGGTTTCAAAGAGGTAGGTTATTATTTTGATAATGGATATTTTGTGAAAGCCAAAAAATAA
- a CDS encoding acyltransferase, whose translation MKRFIVSIFGILFFRWAYPGFDFHRFPFRRLMKCFIAQKIMRINSHVPWPVSWTSEIKGHEKIVRGTETPGSALGCYIDGRNGIVLEENVWIGPKVSIISMNHDLLNYNQYKSEEPICIGRDSLLATGCIILPGVVIGPHTVVGAGAVVTKSFPEGNQILAGNPAGVIKKIASYATFTSK comes from the coding sequence ATGAAAAGGTTTATTGTTTCAATCTTCGGGATTCTTTTCTTCCGTTGGGCTTACCCCGGATTTGATTTTCATCGATTCCCTTTTAGGAGACTTATGAAATGTTTTATTGCTCAAAAGATAATGAGGATAAATAGCCATGTGCCTTGGCCTGTTAGTTGGACATCGGAGATAAAGGGACATGAAAAGATTGTAAGGGGTACGGAAACACCTGGCTCAGCATTGGGATGCTACATAGATGGTCGTAATGGCATTGTGTTGGAGGAGAATGTCTGGATTGGGCCAAAGGTTTCGATTATCAGCATGAATCATGATTTGCTAAATTACAATCAATACAAGAGCGAAGAACCAATATGCATTGGTCGCGATTCGCTGCTTGCCACAGGTTGTATTATTCTTCCAGGGGTTGTAATTGGCCCTCATACTGTCGTTGGGGCAGGAGCAGTTGTTACTAAATCTTTTCCTGAAGGGAATCAAATTCTTGCTGGGAATCCAGCGGGAGTGATAAAAAAAATAGCCAGTTATGCCACATTTACAAGCAAATAA